A window of the Juglans microcarpa x Juglans regia isolate MS1-56 chromosome 5D, Jm3101_v1.0, whole genome shotgun sequence genome harbors these coding sequences:
- the LOC121264249 gene encoding calcium permeable stress-gated cation channel 1-like: protein MATLGDIGVSAAINILSAFIFFVVFAILRLQPFNDRVYFPKWYLKRLRTDPTASGAVSKFVNLDYRSYLRFLNWMPDALRMPEPELIDHAGLDSAVYLRIYLIGVKIFVPIAFLVWAILVPVNFTNSTLELASKIANVTSSDIDKFSISNVPLGSQRFWGHVLVAYAITFWACYVLLKEYEKVAFMRLQFLASEKRLPNQFTVLVRNVPPDPDESVSELVEHFFLVNHPNHYLTHQVVYNANKLAKLVKKKKKMQNWLVYYNNKYSRDPSKRPFMKTGFLGLWGNRVDAIDHHKSEIAKLSKEIAAEGEKVTNDPKSIMPAAFVSFKTRWGAAVCAQTQQSRDPTIWLTDWAPEPRDVYWENLAIPYVSLTVRKLIIGVAFFFLTFFFMIPIAFVQSLASLEGIEKAAPFLKPVVEKKFIKSVIQGFLPGIVLKLFLIFLPTILMIMSKFEGFISLSSLERRSASRYYLFNFVNVFLGSIITGSAFEQLDSFIHQSASEIPKTIGVAIPMKATFFITYIMVDGWAGIAGEILMLKPLIIYHLKNFFLVKTEKDREEAMDPGSLGFNTGEPRIQFYFLLGFVYATVTPAILPFIIIFFGLAYVVFRHQIINVYNQEYESAAAFWPDVHGRILTALVISQVLLLGLLSTKEASHSTPFLIALPVLTIWFHMFCKGRYEPAFVKYPLQEAMMKDTLERAREPSINLKGYLQSSYIHPVFKDCKDDEDEEENGENWENVSVIVPTKRQSRRNTPVPSRVSGASTPSLPDAIQEHPKP, encoded by the exons atggcTACACTTGGAGATATTGGAGTTTCGGCAGCTATCAACATTCTCTCCGCATTCATCTTCTTTGTGGTATTTGCCATTTTAAGGCTTCAACCTTTCAATGATAGAGTGTACTTCCCTAAGTGGTATCTTAAGCGTCTAAGAACAGACCCAACAGCGTCAGGAGCAGTAAGCAAGTTTGTCAATCTGGACTATAGATCATATTTAAGGTTTCTGAATTGGATGCCAGATGCACTGAGAATGCCAGAACCTGAACTCATTGACCATGCTGGATTGGATTCTGCTGTTTACTTGCGTATATACTTGATAGG AGTCAAGATCTTTGTTCCTATAGCCTTCCTTGTGTGGGCTATCTTAGTGCCAGTGAACTTTACAAATAGCACTTTAGAGCTAGCCAGCAAGATAGCTAATGTAACTTCTAGTGACATTGACAAGTTCTCCATTTCAAATGTCCCACTTGGATCACAAAG GTTTTGGGGCCATGTACTGGTGGCTTATGCCATTACATTCTGGGCATGCTATGTGTTGCTAAAGGAGTATGAGAAAGTTGCCTTTATGCGGTTGCAGTTTCTTGCATCAGAAAAACGCCTTCCCAATCAATTTACG GTCCTTGTCAGAAATGTTCCGCCTGACCCTGATGAATCCGTGAGTGAGCTTGTGGAGCACTTTTTTTTAGTCAACCATCCAAATCACTATCTTACTCATCAG GTTGTATACAATGCAAACAAGCTCGCCAAATTggtcaagaagaagaaaaaaatgcagaacTGGCTTGTTTactacaataataaatattctagAGATCCCTCTAAGAGGCCCTTCATGAAG ACTGGTTTTCTTGGGCTTTGGGGAAATAGAGTGGATGCAATTGACCATCACAAGTCTGAAATTGCGAAACTTTCAAAAGAA ATAGCAGCAGAGGGGGAAAAAGTTACAAATGATCCAAAGTCTATAATGCCTGCAGcatttgtttctttcaaaacTCGATGGGGTGCTGCTGTTTGTGCCCAAACGCAACAATCCAGAGATCCAACTATTTGGTTAACAGACTGGGCCCCAGAGCCACGTGATGTGTATTGGGAAAACCTGGCTATTCCATATGTTTCCCTTACAGTTAGAAAGCTAATTATAGGTGTTGCATTCTTCTTCTTGACCTTCTTTTTCATGATCCCCATTGCATTTGTACAATCTCTAGCAAGTCTCGAGGGAATTGAGAAAGCAGCACCATTCTTGAAGCCTGTTGTTGAAAA GAAGTTCATTAAATCAGTCATCCAAGGTTTTCTACCTGGGATTGTGTTGAAGTTATTCCTGATTTTTCTGCCAACAATATTGATGATAATGTCTAAATTTGAAGGATTTATCTCCCTATCATCTCTTGAAAGGAGATCGGCCTCTAGATATTATCTTTTCAATTTTGTAAATGTATTCCTCGGGAGCATAATTACTGGAAGTGCATTCGAACAGCTAGATTCATTTATTCATCAATCAGCAAGCGA GATACCTAAAACAATTGGTGTGGCGATTCCAATGAAAGCAACTTTCTTCATAACTTATATTATGGTTGATGGATGGGCTGGTATAGCTGGGGAAATTTTAATGTTGAAACCTCTTATTATTTACcacttgaagaatttcttcctggTGAAGACAGAAAAGGACAGGGAGGAGGCAATGGATCCAGGAAGTCTTGGTTTCAACACAGGAGAACCTcgtatacaattttattttttgctggGCTTTGTGTACGCTACAGTGACACCTGCTATACTTCCTttcataatcattttctttggcCTTGCCTATGTTGTGTTCCGTCATCAG attataaatgtttataacCAAGAGTATGAGAGTGCGGCAGCATTTTGGCCTGATGTCCATGGGCGCATTTTAACTGCATTGGTGATTTCACAAGTGCTTCTTCTGGGATTGTTGAGCACAAAAGAAGCTTCCCATTCAACACCGTTTCTTATTGCACTTCCAGTTCTAACCATATGGTTCCATATGTTCTGCAAAGGCCGTTATGAACCGGCATTTGTTAAATATCCCTTACAG GAAGCTATGATGAAAGACACTTTAGAACGTGCAAGGGAACCCAGCATAAACTTGAAAGGCTATCTTCAAAGTTCATACATACATCCAGTTTTTAAAGActgtaaagatgatgaagatgaggaagaaAATGGCGAAAACTGGGAGAATGTGAGTGTAATTGTGCCCACAAAACGCCAGTCCCGAAGGAATACACCAGTACCCAGCAGAGTTAGTGGTGCATCCACCCCCTCCCTGCCTGATGCTATTCAAGAACACCCAAAGCCCTAA